ctTGTATTAACTAAGaaggtaaaaaatattttctttctaattttcttttatatattttttaataaataattatatatataacaacttatttaaaaattaattaattatatatatatatatatatttataattatatattcaatatatatatatatatataacaccttatttataaattaattcataatatatttatataaaattaaattaatttgtcagattatttgttattctttatatttaagaataaaaggTGATAGTGTGAAGGATTAagtattaagaatatatattttttaatataaattgaatgatttatttttaattgtaagacatattaattatatatttgtatataaaattataaaaataaattaataatctttagtgttcataattcataataaaaatcaaGAGTTCGAATCTCGTTAGTTGCAAGTGATATATTAGTTGACCGAAATAATAAAGTCTGTAATATGATAAGATGGTTGTATTACAAAatgttttgaataataattcaattgGGGTAAGGGATATGTCcgaatagttttatttaatttatctttaataagttgtataatatatattgacttatattataatatatttttattttgttttatttaatgtattttatttgaatgtcttatataatgtcttttattttcctatatatatatatttcgattAGATTTTGGGATGACATTTGGTGTAGTATTAAAAGTCTAGCTACGACGTATCCTAAACTTGTTTCCATTGTTATAGGTAGAAATGTCACagttaatgacatgtttgatcatcggtctagtggtttcgttcgccgaattagatatagaaggagattaaacattatgaaaACTTagtcccataatagagttttactaTTGGTATGGCACAAACAAGTGTCACCATCTAAACAAGAAATTATGCATTGACAATATATGGATAATTTCCATGTGGGGGCATTAttacaagttgttcgctaagatgattctatatcatttttattgggaaaaactttgggagtcaaagatttcatctTAGATCTCATTCtttggatgaagcgttattcaTGGTGGAATTCTAACAGATGATacgtgcatgaaaaaatattgtattatggcTAGTCGTTGTCATGTGTGTCAAGAATAGGTTGAATCAGCACCTCGCTTACTTTTACATTATCGaggggtgactagtatttggagtcttttgtgaagtattactAAGATTCATTGAGTGATGCCGGAGTCTTTAGGTAGTTGTtgagaagtttggattgatgtgaCTGATATAGCAtgcctacatatttgggttaagatcccaattattctttggtgaactatctagttggagagaaattgtcgaactttcaatgatcgtagtcgtccgattcacataatttataatactattattatgatgttttttgAGATACGTCGGGAATTTACGAGCTTgataacttattaattagtattgttttttcttatttgttattttcatgtCATGCTCTGTTGTtatgcttaaacgatttttatttttatttttaatatatatctttttttaaaaaaaacaaaattaatttccaaatttaagttaatctttattttaattatttagatatagaaaagttaataatttgaagaaaaagatgGTAATTTGAAAAATTCTGTATAAACGGTCGAATTCAGGAAATGTAACACTAAACCTTCAGCTCATTTGCTTTACTAATGCTTTTCCGTCGTTATTAACATGATCTGCATTTAACGCCACCTTTTCATGCGCAAAAACTACTTTGGGAGAACCATTTCATCTCTAGAAATGTCGCCATCCATGGATTCGTTAGAATTGGACTAAAAAAGCTTAAGTTAGATGAAAATAACAGGATCTCTGCCGGACTTTCCACGCAAATACTGGATTCTCAAAATGTTGGCGGCATTGTAAGGCTAAAGAATAACATGAACACAAAGTACGAGATTTCAATCGGTACACCACCACAGAAATTCACTGTGGTTTTTGATACAGGAAGCTCTAATCTGTGGATACCATCCTCAAAGTGCTACTATTATGTAAGTCTGATCATTTTTATACACAAGATTATACACTATAAGGGGgagaaaattataatgaattttcCTATGTTTCTGCTGCAGTGGGCATGTTATTATCATTCCAAATACAATGCCGGTCGATCAAGAACATATAAAGTGAAGGGTTGGGTGTCTGTTGCAACTTTTATAGAAACAACTTCATGTAAGCATGAAGGTGACATTGACTTCAAACATAATGTTGTTGTTTTGAATAGGAACATCTACTGAGATACACTATGGTTCAGGTTCAATAGCTGGCAAGTTTAGCCAAGTCAATGTTTTAGTTTGTGGTTTAACAATCAAGAATCAggttatacatatatatacaacatTTTCATAGATTTTCCAAATCATCATTTCATTAATACTTAAGTTTACTACAGCTACAAGACTTCCTTGAAGTAACAAAACTGTTCGGCTTtgggtttgagtttgagtttgggtttgagTTTAAGTTTGTGTTTTCCAAGTTTGATGGTATTCCGTATTCTTGGCCTTGGATTTGAGGAGATATCAGCTGGAGGTGTTGTTCCAatattagggatgacaatggggcggttcggggcggagAATGTATTTACCATCCCCGTCCCGTTTTTATTtcgagaatttttttaatatcatccccGCTCCGTTTGGTTTTTTCGGTTTCGAAAAATTCCGCAaggcaccgttaataaaatattttaaaaaaaaataaaaataaattatacaaaaaaattatataaacgaatttttatattgtaatatattaaaattttatattattataattaaacttattactcttataaaatatatagtgaataaataaatatattggtgatttaatatatttaattatgtttatagtgttcggggtaGAATCAGGGTGAAATCGGGGTGGGAGACACAAATACCATTCCCGCGCCATCCCCGTTTTATTttggggaaaaaccgtcccaaatgGGACAATTCGATTCGATTTTCTTAGGGAAGTTTCATATTCCATCCTTATCCAGTATGGTATGTATTATCTCATGTATGATATTCCTCTTAAAATAAGGAAGTAACCACTCATATTTGCAAGTACAACATGATGAACTAGATTCTGATTCAAAATCCAGTGTTACAAAAGAAGAGGAAGGAGGTGAACTTGTTTTGATTCAAGGCATTACAAGGGGAACCATATATATGGTTGTTTCTTTTACAACCTTATAAAGTGTCTGCTATTATAGTTTGTTATAGGTGATGTCTTCGTCAAGGGTCAACCAATAAGTAAACTCTTCCATTCGGTTGTTCATAAAAGAAGAGGTTATTTCTTAAACTAAGAGATATTGTTTGATGGGAGGTCAGGTTGGTGGAATGAattaaagaaaaagagagaaaatgtcGTTTATTGATTAAAGAGTATATTTTTCaggtgtttttttttgttatgtaaGTGTGGATTCTGGAACTTCTTTATTGTTAGGTCCAACGGTACGTGAAACtgaaaaagagttttatttctTGTAATTCATACCATTACCGATAAATAATGAATGATTTTCAAAAGTGTAGGTTGTGATTATCAAGTTAAACCATAAAATTGAAGTATGTGTATTTAACCATAAATGCAAGTCAATCGTTGGAGAGTATGGACAAATCGTTTGAGAGTATGGACAAATGATTCTAACATGCTCCTAGTAAaggtttgttattttttttgaaatctgatttttcttaaaatacacaaattctAATGTTGTCTTAACTTTTAATAGACATCACCATCTGAAAAAAATTTATTCCCTAATTTAGATTATGCCCAGTCTATGGAAGTAATAATAGAAGAACATCATATATTTTCGCTATCGATATGTGCAATATTTGTGAAATGATAGTTGTGTGGATGAAGAATAAGCATAAAAGGaatcaatgaaaaaaatgatattttaaactatattgataaggtaaatatttattattctcacttaaaataattaatattaacatatgaatcaagtaaataataaaaaagaaggtTTACATCACCTCTGTGATTGGTTGTGAATACCAAATCTGAAATCAAACGTTCGCTAATTTCCTCAACGCCTAtagtttcatttttatttggttcTAGAAATTTTACTCTCTCGTCTAAGGaggtaaataattgtttatctTATTTTACCTTAATTGTTACgtattttgttttctaattgatctggttaataaaatattaaatttgtcaTGAATCAGTATATATTGAAGAGGAAGAAAGTGACTTTATTTTAGAgatcttctttttctttgtgGACCCTGGTTTGATATAATCTTTTATCTTCTCTATACTTACTtgcaaaactaaaaaaaatgaaaaatttattgatgAATTTAAGAAGTAGAATGAATCTTATAGTGAATGGGATCCCCACTTTATAGAATTCTTAGATCTTTAATCTCTTATTTAAATACTCTTTTTATTTGAaagctgatttttttttttaaactaaaaaatatacattataagTTTTTTCATAATATGTCAATCTAGTTTAGACAACTATATGTGTTAATTCATTGATCTTAATTAGATAAATGTGATCTATGAAGGGTTTGGGGGACCTATTCATGGGACATTATGATTTACCAATGCagcataatattattattaataataaaaataatggacACGTATTTGTTAAATGTATTTATGTTCACAAGAATATTTGGGTCAAATTTGTTTCcatttacaatatttatatttcagtCTTGTgcgtcatatttttttttgttctgcctcgtttttttatcttttaaactCCGTCTTTAAGGGTGGTTCGTAGCTCGCGATTGGTTTTAGTCTCATGCCTTATTTTCCGCTCGACTGCTCCCGCGATAAGAGACGAAGAATTTTAAATGTAGGCTCGACCCAagtacatttaaaaaatttgtagTCGATTATTTTGTTAAGTCACGTGATTTACCTTCCCCGCGCTCAAATCTcgtaaaatgaaacaaaaaaatgaCTGAGTCTTCtcatcttaaatatatattagaaatcgaaatataacttaataataGTTAGACATAGTTTTAGTTCTTTTCAAGAGTTGTCACCTAGTTCCTTATTGAGAAATTAATAAAgacaaattttagaaaaaaaatggttCAACTCGTCGCTTGGTTACGCATGAGAAAGTGCCTCGGCGCTATGTTCCACACACTCGACAAAATTAACGGTCTCTATTCCAAAAcaaatttgatttgtttattttatcatgACATGTTAcacgattatttttagatttaaatcCTGAACCTAACCTCGTTTCtctttaaaagattttaaagaGATACCCTAGTCtaagatttgaaagaaatatgcTCTTTCTACCTAAAATTCATCTAGGCTAAGACATTTCAGTAGAGTATTTCATTTaagtttaattgaattacttACCGCGTAGGTGACAAATATGGACCGAAAATTGATGAACGATTCGTGtcagaaatttaaaaattattttgagtcatttatattcttaatttttttttaaatgtttagatCCTTCTTAAATCGAAAATGACTTAAGTAATTAAATCTGCCAAAATACACCTACAAACAATGCCTTAGCGTAAAAGtcaaccaaaacaaaaaaatctcaCCAACATCTTTACCTACACcctcatttgattttttttttttttatcaaataatccaaaattgctcacaaatttatcaataataatgcACTAACAAGTTTTCTTACTTTCAGTTGAATTCGCATTCCTTCTTCCTTCGTTAGGTTTGATTATACAAATTTCTTCACTTAAGTTCACTATAACTACAGAACTTCATTGAAGCAAGAAGAGTGTCAATTTTTGATGGAATTCTTGGCCTTGATTTCGGACGGTCAAGTATAGGAGGAAGATACGGATCTGTAAGAAAATCTTAACTCCTACCGGTTAGCGCGATATAGAGACCATATGACATTCGGAGCTCTAAAGAGATTTAATTACTCCGATTTGGCGGCTTTTGCATTCCTTGTGGCTGATGAGGTACAAGATTCAGAGCCAATATCGTTTAGAGAAGCGATGAAGATTAAGGAGAGAATCAAATGGAAGCGTGTTATGGCGGAGGAGATGACATCGCTTGACAAAAATGAGACATGGGAATTAGTTGACAAACTCAAGAGTCAGCGAGTGGTTGGTTCAAAGTGGGTgttcaaatgaaaaaaagtgTAGAGGGGTAATAACAAAGCATGGTTTaaggaaaaattggtagttaaGGGTTTTACACAACGCGAATGAGTCGACTTTAACGAGATCAACTCCATGGTAGTGAAACACATGTCCATTCATGTGTTGCTCGCTATAGTGAATCAGTTTGGTTTGGAGCTCGAGCGAATGGATGTAAAGACAAAACTTTTAATGGGAACTTGGATGAGAAGATCTTTATGATGCAGCCCGAGGGGTTCGTCAAACCCGGTCATGAAAGAAAGGTATGTCTCCTTAAACGCTTgatttatggtttgaaacaattCCAAGACAATGGTACTTTTGTTTTGATGATTTCATGGTTCGTAACGATTTTGTGAGGAACAATTTCGATAGTTGTGTTTATATCAAGTGGGTTGATGGTTATGGGGTCTTTCTATTGTTATACATGGATGATATGTTAATCGCATTGGGAAATAAGGAAGAAGTTCACAAGGTCAAGAG
This is a stretch of genomic DNA from Impatiens glandulifera chromosome 4, dImpGla2.1, whole genome shotgun sequence. It encodes these proteins:
- the LOC124933814 gene encoding phytepsin-like, producing MSPSMDSISAGLSTQILDSQNVGGIVRLKNNMNTKYEISIGTPPQKFTVVFDTGSSNLWIPSSKCYYYWACYYHSKYNAGRSRTYKVKGWVSVATFIETTSCSIAGKFSQVNVLVCGLTIKNQLQDFLEVTKLFGFGFEFEFGFEFKFVFSKFDGIPYSWPWI